The sequence CACTTTTAACACCAAAACTTATATCTTTTAAAATTACTTTTTCACCAAATTTAAATGATAAGTTATCAACTTTTAAGCTCAAAAGACACCTCTTTTAGACTTTAGTGCCAAATATAGAAAAAATGGTGCGCCAAAAAATGCCGTAATCACTCCAATAGGAATCTCTGTTGGACTTAATATACTCTTACCTATATCATCACATATTAGCAAAAAAATCCCACCAAAAACCGAAGATAAAGGTATTAAAATTGCATTATTAGATGTTCTTAAAAACATTCTTAAAGTATGAGGTATAATTAAACCAACAAAGCCTATCATTCCAGTAAAAGCAACAGAAAAACTAACAGAGAGTGCTGACACAACCAATAGTCTTTTTTTAATTTTTTCTACATCTACCCCAAGACTTTTTGCCTCTTCATCTCCGCTTAAAATTATATTTAACTCATCTCTTTTAATATAAAAATAAAATATTGTAAAAATTAATGGCACTATAAGCATTGCTATCTTATTCCAAGAAGCGCCACCTAAATAACCCATCATCCAAGCAACTATTTTAAAACTCTCTTCGCCTATTAAATACGTTGCAAAAGAGGTAAATGCTCCTAAAAAAGATGAAAAAGCTATCCCCGTTATTAAAAGAGTTGCTATGTTATTTGCCTTTTTATATATTACAAATATCAAAAAAGAAAGTCCAGCAGAAGCTATAAAAGCAAATAAACCATAAAAAATATCTGGTAATTTTAAAAAATATGCTATAACTGCACCAAATGTAGCACTTGAAGCAATCCCTATAATATAAGGATCAGCTAATGGATTTAAAAAAACACTCTGTGTTACAAC is a genomic window of Campylobacter blaseri containing:
- a CDS encoding FecCD family ABC transporter permease encodes the protein MKKYYLFLLIIISIFLMFLSLFLGGADIGFSDIINLLNGDVKNAKSIILLEIRIPRVIMAFLIGMLLASSGVVTQSVFLNPLADPYIIGIASSATFGAVIAYFLKLPDIFYGLFAFIASAGLSFLIFVIYKKANNIATLLITGIAFSSFLGAFTSFATYLIGEESFKIVAWMMGYLGGASWNKIAMLIVPLIFTIFYFYIKRDELNIILSGDEEAKSLGVDVEKIKKRLLVVSALSVSFSVAFTGMIGFVGLIIPHTLRMFLRTSNNAILIPLSSVFGGIFLLICDDIGKSILSPTEIPIGVITAFFGAPFFLYLALKSKRGVF